From the genome of Ignavibacteriales bacterium, one region includes:
- a CDS encoding LptF/LptG family permease, protein MILFRYILKAHFIPFVFSLVTLMFIFLLQFMMKFADRLVGKGLDGWVITKLIAYNLSWMVVLVVPMASLVATLMAFGNLSQNNEVTIMKASGISLYKMMFPPFLASIVVAILLFQFNNDVLPDANHQAKILMSDISRTKPTLSLEPGFFSQEVNNYAILVRSIDQNSNWLYQITIYDYTNGAKVNVVTADSGKIFFSKDQSKLLMDLYHGEIHESDIQNTTMYRKLEFEKHIITMDGDQFSFQQSGPTSRGERELSVYDMQIITDSIKIVLNENFTLFKKEVQRHLFLDSSEAFPKTENNLGNNPELVYLRAVDKVRTVKNIINSNFNRVEWTKRELEKYEVEIYKKYALPGACIIFMLIGAPLGVMVRKGGFGVAAGISLFFFLIYWAFLIGGEKLSERGFFSPFIGMWAANIVLGIVGIILTIKTNKEVKTITFNFIKKLIPKKLRQKDTAVIDENN, encoded by the coding sequence ATGATTTTATTCCGATACATACTTAAGGCTCATTTTATCCCATTCGTGTTTTCATTAGTAACGTTAATGTTCATTTTTCTCCTGCAGTTTATGATGAAATTTGCTGATAGATTAGTTGGCAAAGGGTTGGATGGCTGGGTTATTACTAAATTAATTGCATACAATCTTTCTTGGATGGTTGTGCTTGTTGTGCCGATGGCATCATTAGTTGCAACATTAATGGCGTTTGGTAATCTTAGCCAGAACAATGAAGTAACAATAATGAAAGCATCCGGCATAAGTCTTTACAAAATGATGTTTCCTCCTTTTCTAGCAAGCATCGTTGTTGCAATTCTCCTTTTCCAATTTAATAATGATGTTCTACCAGATGCTAATCATCAGGCAAAAATATTAATGAGTGATATTTCTCGAACAAAACCTACGCTTTCACTTGAGCCTGGTTTTTTTTCGCAGGAAGTTAACAACTACGCAATTTTAGTTCGATCAATTGATCAAAACTCCAACTGGTTATATCAAATCACTATTTATGATTACACTAATGGCGCAAAGGTAAATGTTGTTACTGCTGATAGCGGTAAAATATTTTTTTCAAAAGATCAATCTAAGTTGCTTATGGATTTGTACCACGGAGAAATTCACGAATCCGATATTCAAAATACCACGATGTACAGAAAGCTTGAGTTTGAAAAACATATTATTACAATGGATGGTGATCAATTTTCGTTTCAACAATCCGGACCAACATCACGCGGTGAAAGAGAACTTAGTGTATATGATATGCAAATTATTACTGACAGCATTAAAATAGTTTTAAATGAAAACTTCACTTTGTTTAAAAAAGAAGTACAAAGACATTTATTCTTAGACAGTTCAGAAGCATTTCCTAAAACTGAAAATAATTTGGGTAATAATCCTGAACTAGTTTATTTGCGAGCTGTTGATAAAGTAAGAACTGTTAAAAATATTATTAACTCCAATTTCAACAGAGTTGAGTGGACAAAACGCGAACTTGAAAAGTATGAAGTTGAAATTTACAAGAAGTATGCTTTACCCGGAGCGTGCATAATATTTATGTTGATAGGTGCGCCTTTAGGTGTAATGGTTCGTAAAGGTGGATTTGGCGTTGCAGCAGGTATTAGTTTGTTTTTCTTTCTTATCTATTGGGCGTTTTTAATTGGCGGAGAAAAATTATCCGAGCGCGGGTTCTTCTCCCCATTTATTGGAATGTGGGCAGCTAATATAGTTTTAGGCATTGTTGGAATTATCTTAACTATTAAAACAAATAAAGAAGTTAAAACTATTACATTCAATTTTATTAAAAAATTAATTCCAAAAAAGTTAAGACAAAAAGATACAGCTGTGATAGATGAAAATAATTGA
- a CDS encoding LptF/LptG family permease → MKIIDKYLIKQFLQTLFFGLLGFTVIFIVIDAMENLDDFIDQSVPAFKIIHYYIVFSPEIIRLITPVAVLFAALFTAGKVANLSELTAIKASGVSLFRFMLPFIITTFFISFFSIYFSGYVVPMANKTKLNIEQEYLKKNLNFSGSNIYFQDSKQRIVSISFFDNNSNRANRVSIQDFNAKDLKQMQSRIDAVSMVYDTLKHVWVANNGIKRDFYGKKQNAEYFTEYPIPNLNFTPSDLLQKQTRPSEMNLSELSNLIKSQENAGNDPTSTLIEYHSRIAFAMTSVIVVLFGLPISANKRKGGIASQVGLNILVTFLYLVFMKVSQAFGKNGLLNPIITAWIANFVFMIAAAINLWRARQ, encoded by the coding sequence ATGAAAATAATTGATAAATATTTAATCAAGCAGTTTTTGCAAACGCTATTTTTTGGACTGCTCGGATTTACAGTTATTTTTATTGTAATTGATGCGATGGAAAACCTTGATGATTTTATTGATCAAAGTGTACCTGCGTTTAAAATAATTCATTACTACATTGTTTTCTCTCCGGAAATTATTCGATTGATTACACCGGTTGCCGTTCTATTTGCCGCTTTGTTTACTGCGGGTAAGGTTGCAAATTTAAGTGAGCTAACTGCAATAAAAGCAAGTGGTGTTAGTCTATTTAGATTTATGCTTCCATTTATTATCACAACTTTTTTTATAAGTTTTTTCTCAATCTATTTTAGCGGCTACGTTGTTCCGATGGCCAATAAAACTAAATTAAATATCGAACAAGAATATCTAAAAAAGAATTTGAACTTTTCCGGCAGCAACATTTATTTTCAGGATTCAAAACAAAGAATTGTAAGCATTTCTTTTTTTGATAATAACTCCAACAGAGCAAATAGAGTTAGCATTCAGGATTTTAATGCAAAAGATCTCAAACAAATGCAATCCAGAATTGATGCCGTAAGCATGGTCTATGATACTTTAAAACATGTTTGGGTTGCTAACAACGGAATTAAAAGAGATTTTTACGGAAAAAAACAAAATGCGGAATATTTTACAGAGTATCCTATACCAAACTTAAATTTTACACCTTCCGATTTGTTGCAAAAGCAAACACGACCATCCGAGATGAATTTATCTGAACTAAGCAATCTTATAAAATCTCAAGAGAATGCGGGTAACGACCCTACTTCTACATTAATTGAATATCATTCCAGAATTGCCTTTGCAATGACAAGTGTAATTGTGGTTTTGTTTGGCTTACCAATATCTGCCAACAAAAGAAAAGGCGGCATTGCATCGCAAGTTGGATTGAATATTCTTGTAACTTTTTTGTATTTAGTCTTTATGAAGGTCAGTCAGGCTTTCGGAAAAAACGGATTGCTAAACCCTATTATCACAGCGTGGATAGCAAATTTTGTATTTATGATTGCCGCTGCAATAAATCTTTGGCGAGCAAGACAGTAA
- a CDS encoding DUF3467 domain-containing protein, which translates to MDNKQPQGQQLNIELGEKEAEGIYSNLAIISHSPAEFIIDFTRIVPGIPKAKVYSRIITTPQHAKMLMKALIDNIDKFEAKFGEIKIDNAPNQMFGFVPPKSTEKVN; encoded by the coding sequence ATGGATAATAAACAACCACAAGGGCAGCAGTTAAACATTGAGCTTGGTGAAAAAGAAGCTGAAGGAATTTATTCTAATCTTGCAATTATTTCACATTCACCAGCAGAATTTATAATTGATTTTACTCGAATTGTGCCCGGTATTCCTAAAGCGAAAGTTTACAGCAGAATAATTACAACTCCGCAGCATGCAAAAATGTTAATGAAAGCTTTGATAGATAACATTGATAAGTTTGAAGCAAAGTTTGGCGAGATTAAAATTGACAATGCACCAAATCAGATGTTCGGTTTTGTTCCGCCAAAAAGTACTGAAAAAGTAAACTAA
- a CDS encoding tetratricopeptide repeat protein, translated as MRQTKLFVVALLMLSMLFVGYQCGSTEITSAKLYIQQKNYDKALEVLQKEVTKNPKSDEGFYLLGFVHGEQGNFMEMVDSYDKSLAISKNFEKDINTSRKYFWAQAFNRGVGYYQRGIKSADPDSAKIYYDKSISDFNSALRIEPDSADTYKNLAFVYLSKGENEAAVAPLKQLIDREKSIDGYKFLGEIYYVNGTNLKNEGKVEEAKVEFNKSIDVLEEGLKIYPNDPEMLVTLSTSYIGAERSTEAIDKYKNLVEAKPEDKNIRYNYGVLLLGADDFAGAETQFKKAIEIDAAYDNAIYNLGVTYLKWGTFLNKKSDETGVVSDEYKAKYQSALPFLEKAVQMKDANAQTWELLGKVYSVLGMNDDAKHAFDEADKIR; from the coding sequence ATGAGACAAACAAAATTGTTCGTAGTTGCATTACTTATGTTAAGTATGCTTTTTGTGGGATATCAATGCGGATCCACAGAAATTACAAGTGCTAAATTATACATTCAGCAGAAAAACTACGATAAAGCTCTAGAAGTTTTACAGAAAGAAGTAACAAAAAATCCTAAAAGTGATGAAGGATTTTATTTATTAGGATTTGTTCATGGCGAACAAGGAAATTTTATGGAAATGGTTGATAGTTATGATAAATCACTAGCCATCAGCAAGAACTTTGAAAAGGATATCAATACTTCCAGAAAGTATTTTTGGGCACAGGCTTTTAATCGCGGTGTTGGCTATTATCAGAGAGGCATAAAATCAGCTGATCCAGATAGTGCAAAAATTTATTATGATAAATCAATTTCAGATTTTAATTCCGCACTTAGAATCGAACCAGATTCTGCAGATACATATAAAAATCTTGCGTTTGTTTATTTAAGTAAAGGTGAGAATGAAGCTGCTGTTGCTCCGTTAAAACAATTAATAGATCGTGAAAAATCTATTGATGGATATAAGTTCTTAGGTGAAATTTATTATGTAAATGGAACTAATCTAAAAAATGAAGGAAAAGTTGAAGAAGCGAAAGTTGAGTTTAATAAAAGCATTGATGTTTTAGAAGAAGGATTAAAAATTTATCCTAATGATCCGGAAATGCTTGTTACTTTATCAACCTCTTATATTGGTGCAGAAAGAAGCACTGAAGCTATTGATAAGTATAAGAATCTTGTTGAGGCAAAACCTGAAGATAAAAACATCAGATATAATTATGGTGTTCTTTTATTAGGTGCAGATGATTTTGCCGGTGCTGAAACTCAGTTCAAAAAAGCTATTGAAATTGATGCAGCTTACGACAATGCTATTTACAATCTTGGTGTAACCTATTTAAAGTGGGGAACCTTCTTAAATAAAAAATCTGATGAAACAGGAGTAGTTTCGGATGAATATAAAGCAAAGTATCAATCAGCATTACCTTTTTTAGAAAAAGCTGTTCAGATGAAAGATGCTAATGCACAAACTTGGGAACTTTTAGGAAAAGTTTATTCTGTGCTTGGAATGAACGATGATGCTAAACACGCTTTTGATGAAGCAGATAAAATAAGATAA
- a CDS encoding adenosine deaminase yields MTTEQIIKTIPKVLLHDHLDGGLRPQTIIDLAEELNYNKLPTKNASELAEWFHRGANKGNLVEYLQGFEHTTAVMQTKEGLERISYEMMEDMHNDGVVYVETRFAPVYHRMKGLYYEDSVNAVLAGLERGKKDFGVGYGLILCGMRNMKDTVDIAELAVNFRNDGVVGFDLAGEEGGYPPKKHIEAFQHIQRANFNITIHAGEAFGKESIWQAIQWCGAHRIGHATRLLEDIVLDANGNVVKFGELAQYVLDKRIPLEICLLSNLHTGAVDKLENHPFGILYKEKFRVTINTDDRLMSDTTMTKEFLTAIEYFNLNFEDFEKITINSMKSAFIPYKERLQYIYNIIKPGYQKIREKILSFNNAKGENEKTIH; encoded by the coding sequence GTGACCACCGAACAAATTATCAAAACTATCCCAAAAGTACTTTTACACGACCATCTTGATGGTGGACTTAGACCCCAAACTATTATTGATCTTGCTGAAGAACTTAACTACAATAAACTTCCCACAAAAAATGCTAGCGAACTTGCCGAGTGGTTTCATCGCGGTGCAAATAAAGGAAATCTTGTAGAATATCTTCAAGGCTTTGAACACACAACTGCAGTTATGCAAACTAAAGAAGGATTGGAACGTATTTCCTACGAAATGATGGAAGACATGCATAACGATGGTGTTGTTTATGTTGAAACAAGATTCGCTCCCGTTTATCACAGAATGAAAGGTTTATATTACGAAGATTCCGTTAATGCAGTGCTTGCAGGATTAGAACGCGGGAAAAAAGATTTTGGAGTTGGTTATGGTTTGATACTTTGCGGAATGCGTAATATGAAAGACACAGTTGATATAGCAGAACTAGCTGTAAATTTTAGAAATGATGGAGTTGTTGGATTTGATCTTGCAGGTGAAGAGGGCGGCTATCCACCTAAAAAACATATCGAAGCTTTTCAACATATACAAAGAGCTAATTTCAATATTACAATTCATGCAGGTGAAGCATTTGGTAAAGAATCTATCTGGCAGGCAATACAATGGTGCGGCGCACATAGAATCGGACACGCAACAAGATTATTGGAAGATATTGTTCTTGATGCAAACGGCAATGTTGTAAAGTTTGGAGAACTTGCTCAATATGTTTTGGATAAAAGAATTCCGCTTGAGATTTGTCTTCTAAGTAATCTTCATACAGGTGCAGTTGATAAGTTAGAAAATCATCCGTTTGGAATTTTGTACAAAGAAAAATTCCGCGTTACAATAAATACTGATGATAGGCTAATGAGCGACACTACAATGACAAAAGAATTCTTAACTGCAATTGAATATTTCAATCTAAACTTTGAAGATTTTGAAAAGATCACAATCAACTCAATGAAGTCTGCATTCATTCCTTATAAAGAAAGATTGCAATACATTTACAACATAATTAAACCAGGTTATCAAAAAATACGAGAAAAAATATTATCGTTTAATAACGCTAAAGGAGAAAATGAAAAAACTATTCACTAA
- the hutU gene encoding urocanate hydratase, translating into MLTDTKNIIAPTGTEISCKGWIQEAAMRMLMNNLHPDVAENPNELIVYGGSGKAARNWEAYEAIITSLQSLENDETLLVQSGKPVGIFKTHTNAPRVIISNSMLVPDWATWDEFRRLEQLGLTMYGQMTAGSWIYIGTQGILQGTYETFAEAAKKYFGGSLKNRFVLTAGLGGMGGAQPLAATFNGAAFLGVDVDRARIQKRIDTGYTDVITDNLDEALNIVLDAKQKGEALSVGLIGNAGEVHHEIIKRGIVPDIVTDQTSAHDMLNGYVPMEMSFEDAVELRKSDPEKYISLSRKTVIKHVEAMLEFKKRGSIVFDYGNNIRGEAKENGLANAFDIPGFVPEFIRPLFCDGKGPFRWAALSGDPNDIYVTDQAIREAFPENKQLLNWIDMAQKKVHFQGLPARICWLGYGERAKMGKIFNKLVADGKVKAPIVIGRDHLDCGSVASPNRETEGMIDGSDAIADWPILNALLNAIGGASWVSVHHGGGVGIGKSIHAGMVVVADGTKEAEERLERVLTYDPGMGIMRHADAGYQQAIDNAKKWNVKIPMLK; encoded by the coding sequence ATGTTGACAGATACAAAAAATATTATAGCACCCACAGGCACAGAAATTTCTTGTAAGGGCTGGATTCAGGAAGCCGCAATGCGAATGCTGATGAATAATCTGCATCCCGATGTTGCTGAAAATCCAAATGAATTAATTGTTTACGGCGGAAGTGGAAAAGCTGCTCGCAATTGGGAAGCATATGAAGCAATAATAACATCACTGCAAAGTTTAGAAAATGATGAAACTCTTTTAGTTCAATCAGGCAAACCTGTTGGAATATTTAAAACACATACAAACGCGCCACGAGTAATAATTTCAAACTCCATGCTTGTTCCTGATTGGGCAACGTGGGATGAGTTCCGCAGATTAGAACAGCTTGGTCTAACGATGTACGGACAAATGACAGCTGGCAGTTGGATTTACATTGGAACTCAAGGAATCCTACAAGGCACTTATGAAACTTTTGCAGAAGCAGCAAAAAAATATTTTGGTGGCTCACTTAAAAACAGATTTGTTTTAACTGCTGGATTAGGCGGTATGGGTGGCGCTCAACCCCTTGCAGCAACGTTTAATGGCGCTGCATTTCTTGGTGTTGATGTTGATCGAGCAAGAATCCAAAAAAGAATTGATACTGGTTACACAGATGTAATTACAGATAACCTTGATGAAGCACTGAATATTGTTCTCGATGCAAAACAAAAAGGAGAAGCGCTTTCTGTTGGGTTGATTGGTAACGCCGGAGAAGTTCATCACGAAATTATTAAGCGGGGAATTGTTCCAGATATCGTAACAGATCAAACATCTGCACATGACATGTTAAATGGTTATGTTCCAATGGAAATGAGTTTTGAAGATGCAGTTGAATTAAGAAAATCCGATCCAGAAAAATATATTTCTCTTTCCCGCAAAACCGTTATTAAGCATGTTGAAGCAATGTTGGAATTTAAAAAACGAGGGTCAATAGTTTTTGATTATGGAAATAATATTCGCGGTGAAGCTAAGGAAAACGGATTGGCAAATGCTTTTGATATTCCGGGATTTGTTCCGGAATTCATTCGCCCCCTTTTCTGTGATGGCAAAGGACCATTTCGTTGGGCCGCACTTAGCGGTGATCCAAATGATATTTATGTTACTGATCAAGCTATACGAGAAGCCTTTCCGGAAAACAAACAACTTCTCAACTGGATTGATATGGCACAAAAGAAAGTTCACTTTCAAGGATTACCCGCACGAATTTGCTGGCTCGGTTATGGTGAACGTGCAAAGATGGGAAAGATTTTTAACAAACTTGTTGCTGATGGAAAAGTTAAAGCACCAATTGTAATCGGAAGAGACCATCTTGATTGCGGTTCTGTAGCATCACCAAACAGAGAAACAGAAGGAATGATTGATGGAAGTGATGCAATTGCTGATTGGCCAATCCTAAATGCGCTCCTAAATGCTATCGGAGGTGCAAGCTGGGTTTCCGTTCACCATGGCGGCGGGGTTGGAATAGGTAAATCAATCCACGCCGGAATGGTTGTGGTTGCAGACGGAACTAAAGAAGCGGAAGAACGACTAGAAAGAGTTCTTACTTATGATCCTGGAATGGGAATAATGCGACACGCAGATGCAGGTTATCAACAAGCAATTGACAATGCAAAAAAATGGAATGTGAAAATTCCAATGTTAAAATAA
- a CDS encoding phosphoglycerate dehydrogenase, with the protein MKLKVLVADKFPDKYIQQMKDLDLEVIYNAKLGEKDLPEAAKDVDIVVVRSTIVNEETISSGKKLNLIIRAGSGVNNINIAAANKKGIYVTNCPGMNAVAVAELALGLMISLDRFIPDNVSDFNKNVWNKDKYSKGKGLKGKTLGLIGVGNIGKEVAKRALAFEMNVYGKDITRIEGVQIKDFSEMDQLLPLCDIVTIHLPSTPQTKGLFNKQMFEYMKDGAYLINTSRQDVVVEDDLLEAIKEKNIRYACDVFKGEPEGKSGEVLSKLQNNPNVYVTHHIGASTEQAQDAVAEETINIIKKFVHSGVIEHWVNRAKITDAHYQLVVKHYDKPGVLASVLEIIRSGNINIEEIENIIFEGGIAACCTMKLQTAATADMLKKISENTNVISSSHVEI; encoded by the coding sequence ATGAAACTCAAAGTATTAGTAGCTGACAAATTTCCGGATAAATATATCCAGCAAATGAAAGACCTTGATCTTGAAGTAATCTACAATGCAAAACTTGGAGAAAAAGATCTTCCAGAAGCTGCAAAAGATGTGGATATAGTAGTTGTGCGTTCAACAATAGTAAACGAAGAAACTATCAGCAGCGGAAAAAAACTTAATTTAATTATTCGTGCCGGCTCAGGTGTAAACAATATCAACATTGCTGCAGCGAATAAAAAAGGCATCTATGTTACAAATTGCCCAGGTATGAATGCTGTTGCAGTAGCCGAACTTGCTCTTGGATTGATGATTTCACTCGATCGATTTATTCCTGACAATGTTTCTGATTTCAATAAAAACGTTTGGAATAAGGACAAGTATTCCAAGGGTAAAGGATTAAAAGGGAAAACGCTTGGCCTTATCGGAGTTGGAAATATTGGAAAAGAGGTAGCTAAACGTGCACTTGCGTTTGAAATGAATGTTTATGGAAAAGATATCACAAGAATTGAAGGCGTGCAAATAAAAGATTTCAGTGAAATGGATCAACTTCTACCTTTGTGTGATATAGTTACAATCCATTTGCCTTCTACCCCACAAACGAAAGGTTTATTCAACAAGCAAATGTTTGAGTATATGAAAGATGGCGCCTATCTAATTAACACATCTCGACAGGATGTAGTTGTTGAAGATGACTTGCTTGAAGCAATAAAAGAAAAAAACATCCGTTATGCATGTGATGTATTTAAAGGTGAACCTGAAGGTAAATCCGGTGAGGTTTTATCCAAGCTCCAAAACAATCCTAATGTTTATGTAACACATCATATTGGTGCTTCTACTGAGCAGGCACAAGATGCTGTTGCTGAAGAAACAATAAATATTATTAAGAAATTTGTTCATAGCGGAGTGATTGAACATTGGGTTAACAGAGCAAAGATTACAGATGCTCATTATCAACTTGTTGTTAAACATTATGATAAACCCGGTGTGCTAGCAAGTGTACTTGAAATTATACGAAGCGGCAACATTAACATTGAAGAGATTGAAAATATAATTTTTGAAGGTGGTATCGCTGCTTGCTGCACAATGAAATTACAGACTGCTGCAACCGCAGATATGCTTAAGAAGATAAGTGAAAATACTAATGTAATTAGTTCAAGTCACGTAGAGATTTAG